The following coding sequences are from one Bradyrhizobium sp. 200 window:
- a CDS encoding SMP-30/gluconolactonase/LRE family protein: MSLARDIVDRIFFPNRDVHSIPVLDGGFSPNQRLDRARQLGDGFDSPDALTLDSRGALYVSAGQTIYACTGRDFETRRPFVRFEGKVGGLTWSEKTGLVVCVSERGICTVDGTGKIAGWLEKVDGEAIHCPTAAAVASDGTIFVTDGSRYNAPDHWLPDLMQKRSPSGRLITCDAALTNARTVADGLDWPGGVAVTHDEESVFVTESWSHRLREFERSGGKSRVLVKNFTGYPSRIARGTGRHYWLAFFALRTQLTEFVLREHAFRARMMENVPPHLWVGPTLGGAFDYREPTQIGRIKKLGIQKPWAPPRSYGLVARLDAGGHAVESFHSRASGQLHGVTAVADDRGRVLVVSKGHGKIAELPVSDERSTGDRNE; encoded by the coding sequence GTGTCGCTAGCGCGTGATATCGTCGACCGCATCTTCTTTCCGAACCGGGACGTCCACTCGATCCCGGTGCTCGATGGCGGCTTCTCGCCAAACCAACGGCTGGATCGGGCGCGGCAGCTCGGAGACGGCTTCGATTCACCCGATGCGCTGACGCTGGACAGCAGGGGTGCGTTGTATGTATCCGCGGGGCAGACGATCTATGCCTGCACAGGGCGGGATTTCGAGACTCGCCGCCCGTTTGTCCGGTTTGAAGGCAAGGTCGGCGGCCTGACATGGTCTGAGAAAACGGGCCTTGTTGTTTGCGTTTCCGAACGCGGGATTTGTACTGTCGATGGCACCGGCAAAATAGCGGGATGGCTCGAGAAGGTTGACGGCGAGGCGATCCACTGTCCGACGGCGGCCGCCGTTGCCTCCGATGGAACGATCTTCGTGACTGACGGGTCCCGATACAATGCGCCCGATCACTGGCTACCCGATCTCATGCAAAAGCGTTCGCCTTCCGGACGCCTGATCACATGCGACGCTGCGCTGACGAATGCACGCACTGTCGCCGATGGTCTCGACTGGCCGGGCGGCGTCGCGGTGACGCACGACGAGGAGAGCGTCTTCGTCACGGAGTCGTGGTCGCATCGGCTGCGCGAGTTCGAGCGGTCAGGCGGCAAATCGCGAGTGCTCGTGAAGAATTTTACCGGCTATCCATCGCGAATAGCACGGGGCACAGGCAGGCACTATTGGCTCGCCTTCTTTGCCCTGCGAACGCAACTCACCGAATTCGTCCTGCGCGAGCATGCCTTTCGGGCACGGATGATGGAGAACGTCCCTCCCCATCTGTGGGTCGGACCGACCCTTGGTGGGGCGTTCGATTATCGGGAGCCCACGCAGATCGGCCGCATCAAGAAACTTGGCATTCAAAAGCCTTGGGCGCCGCCGCGATCCTATGGCTTGGTGGCGCGCCTCGACGCCGGAGGACATGCCGTTGAAAGCTTTCACAGCCGGGCCTCGGGTCAACTTCATGGCGTTACCGCCGTCGCCGACGACCGCGGCCGTGTTCTGGTAGTGTCGAAGGGACATGGTAAGATCGCCGAGTTGCCCGTCAGTGACGAGAGATCAACGGGAGATCGGAATGAGTAG
- a CDS encoding GntR family transcriptional regulator, which yields MSTTIPDALSTEGEAGSGQFGRQITKESVSQQAYVAIRNSLMRSRLKPGQKLVARQVADELGISVTPVRESLLRLASEHALMIDERGTVIVPVLTLERCIEIRDLRMLIEGEGAARAAALVTQPEIEKLLAIHDRYVRTEADRNFAVALAENENFHFGVCRLARSPTLFRVVENLWMQFGPILSYLYDAQARPFHGQKHGHLRVIEAFRKRDPELARKAISQDILIGGKTLLEKLKA from the coding sequence ATGTCAACGACGATCCCCGACGCGCTATCGACCGAGGGTGAGGCCGGCTCTGGTCAGTTCGGCCGGCAGATCACCAAGGAGAGCGTCAGCCAGCAGGCTTACGTCGCCATTCGCAACTCATTGATGCGAAGCCGGCTGAAGCCTGGACAAAAGCTCGTTGCGCGACAGGTCGCCGACGAACTCGGAATCAGTGTCACCCCGGTTAGAGAATCATTGCTGCGCCTGGCTTCGGAACATGCCCTGATGATCGACGAGCGCGGAACGGTTATCGTCCCCGTGCTCACACTGGAACGCTGCATTGAAATTCGCGATCTGCGCATGCTGATCGAAGGCGAAGGCGCGGCACGCGCGGCCGCCCTTGTAACCCAGCCGGAGATCGAAAAGCTGCTGGCAATCCACGATCGCTATGTACGGACCGAGGCCGACAGGAATTTTGCGGTAGCGTTGGCAGAAAACGAAAACTTTCATTTTGGTGTCTGCCGTCTCGCCAGATCGCCCACGCTATTTCGCGTGGTCGAAAATCTGTGGATGCAGTTCGGACCAATCCTTTCCTACCTTTACGACGCGCAGGCGCGGCCGTTTCACGGTCAGAAGCATGGGCATCTCCGCGTCATCGAGGCTTTCCGGAAGCGCGATCCCGAGCTGGCCCGCAAGGCCATAAGCCAGGACATTCTCATCGGGGGCAAGACCCTTCTGGAAAAACTCAAGGCATGA
- a CDS encoding ABC transporter permease encodes MADKPRVSGYKPSQSTIVLGVTLALFLVLTVVLTGFITLGNLFTLARSISILGILGLGMAVVVIGRGIDLSQIASLACSSAIAVTMINNGWPPSVAIGFGLFLSIGIGVANGYLVSVIEIPPLFTTLASGLLVLGVTRALVVPHYQVFLQPGHDWLLMLGGTTFGGVPVPVVAFAIYALLLHLFLSRTVLGRFIYAHGDNAQAARLSGMATRPLTMLEYAICSAIGYVGGVIMVGSTSLMHLQIAESTIIFDVILVVVLGGVSLVGGRGNVVSVIAGTLLIGVLLNAMTIMNLDIQTQDMIKGAVLLLAITLDSYIHPRDEETAKQGD; translated from the coding sequence ATGGCCGACAAACCGCGGGTTAGCGGGTACAAGCCCAGTCAGTCGACGATTGTGCTCGGCGTGACGCTCGCTCTCTTCCTTGTTCTAACTGTCGTGCTGACGGGCTTCATCACGCTCGGGAATCTGTTCACGCTCGCGCGCAGCATCTCCATCCTCGGAATCCTAGGACTCGGCATGGCGGTGGTCGTGATCGGGCGCGGAATAGACCTCTCGCAAATCGCCTCGCTTGCCTGTTCCAGTGCGATTGCGGTCACCATGATCAACAACGGCTGGCCGCCGTCCGTTGCGATCGGTTTCGGCCTCTTCCTGTCGATCGGGATCGGAGTTGCGAATGGCTACCTGGTGTCGGTCATCGAAATTCCGCCGCTGTTCACGACGCTCGCGTCGGGACTTCTGGTGCTCGGCGTTACGCGAGCCCTGGTCGTTCCACACTATCAGGTCTTTTTGCAGCCCGGCCACGACTGGCTTCTGATGCTGGGCGGTACGACCTTCGGAGGTGTTCCGGTTCCGGTGGTCGCATTCGCGATCTATGCGCTGCTGCTGCATCTATTCCTGTCGCGGACGGTGCTCGGACGATTCATCTATGCTCACGGCGACAACGCGCAGGCGGCACGCCTTTCCGGAATGGCCACGCGGCCGCTGACGATGCTGGAATACGCCATTTGTTCCGCGATCGGTTACGTCGGCGGTGTGATCATGGTGGGATCGACCTCGCTGATGCATCTCCAGATCGCCGAATCGACGATCATTTTCGACGTCATCCTCGTCGTCGTACTCGGTGGCGTCAGTCTGGTGGGCGGACGGGGCAACGTCGTCAGCGTCATCGCGGGAACGTTGCTGATCGGCGTGCTGCTCAACGCGATGACCATCATGAACCTCGACATCCAGACCCAGGACATGATCAAGGGCGCGGTCCTGCTGCTGGCCATCACGCTCGATAGTTACATTCATCCTCGCGACGAGGAGACTGCCAAGCAGGGCGATTGA
- a CDS encoding sugar ABC transporter substrate-binding protein, which translates to MSITKKATLEFVLAGAVGLAIAAFAAGSIGTARAADPRAELLQKFQTAVKGKTVAWVPVWLGVLESEWTRVMKAHFDDYGMKLIVRDPNFKSDVQLQAVSSLINEKPDILVVRNPTTTLLARELKRAMDAGIKVVQVNMASNQLTDAYVGADVPKLGRMLAEEVVKTCGGGKGSGKVSIIQGEATAAYSLDMTKAATEVFNADKSIKIVSSQPSNWDANKASEITTNVLQQNPDLCGILSVWGPQTAGAAQVVKNAGKQDQVKIFVASDGQPADCDMLEQGLFTKNLSYRADTQGEAIVNAVLTLLQDSRPAGTTQLAYYTTNYWVSGKADRQYCFVVPKE; encoded by the coding sequence ATGTCGATTACCAAAAAGGCCACCCTTGAATTCGTTCTCGCCGGCGCGGTGGGACTTGCGATCGCCGCGTTTGCAGCCGGATCGATTGGAACGGCGCGGGCCGCCGATCCGCGTGCGGAATTGCTCCAGAAATTTCAGACCGCGGTGAAGGGCAAGACCGTCGCCTGGGTGCCGGTATGGCTTGGCGTCCTTGAATCCGAATGGACGCGGGTCATGAAGGCCCATTTTGACGATTACGGAATGAAGTTGATCGTCCGCGACCCCAATTTCAAATCGGATGTCCAGCTCCAGGCTGTGAGCTCGCTGATCAACGAGAAGCCCGATATCCTGGTGGTGCGGAATCCGACCACGACGTTGCTTGCGCGCGAACTCAAGCGCGCAATGGATGCAGGCATCAAGGTCGTGCAGGTCAACATGGCTTCGAATCAGTTGACGGACGCCTATGTCGGTGCCGACGTACCCAAGCTTGGCCGAATGCTGGCGGAAGAGGTGGTCAAGACCTGCGGCGGTGGAAAAGGCTCCGGCAAGGTGTCGATCATCCAAGGTGAGGCAACTGCGGCCTATTCGCTCGATATGACCAAGGCCGCGACAGAAGTTTTCAATGCCGACAAATCGATCAAGATCGTGTCGTCGCAGCCGTCGAACTGGGACGCCAACAAGGCCTCCGAAATCACCACCAACGTCCTGCAGCAGAATCCGGATCTGTGCGGCATCCTCAGCGTGTGGGGGCCTCAGACGGCGGGCGCCGCGCAGGTGGTCAAGAACGCTGGCAAGCAGGACCAGGTCAAGATCTTCGTGGCGAGCGATGGTCAACCGGCCGACTGCGACATGCTGGAGCAGGGCCTGTTCACCAAGAACCTGTCCTATCGCGCCGATACGCAGGGCGAGGCGATCGTCAATGCCGTGTTGACGCTGTTGCAGGATAGCCGCCCTGCGGGAACGACGCAGCTCGCCTACTACACCACCAACTACTGGGTCTCGGGCAAAGCCGACCGCCAGTACTGCTTCGTCGTACCGAAGGAATAA
- a CDS encoding SMP-30/gluconolactonase/LRE family protein: MNALRRFWYRYSPQLLVGELLEKRWMEPIVPFALLILVFVVFILTIPGYTSLAQLQQLMRSFPEQAFVAMAMAISILSGGLDLSVGAVFAMADFLTLYLIQVRDWPLPLTIVAVLGWGALIGAVNGGLIAYAKTRPFLTTMVVLIILRAAYNKITGAFATELASASSDSTAWDFLGTGFLFGIPVNMFCLIVIGVIAHLYLTRIRSGVHIMAVGSSRKAARHAGINVRHSLFLAYVLSGMLASLAGILYAARQNSAGTDTGVGWEVNALAASVLGGISLSGGRGTISRALMGAAIIFLLINGLVQLGTHGSLTTGAIGAILLAAVGFNVKFVKNKSKILQKIYVSPSLVEFSPPASIERGSGTVFAENDRLKNAQAIALDRIEGPEDIILDRHDNLYTVNRNGSIIRFLAPDYERREEFARIGGRPLGMALDRDENLLVCVAGMGVYGVKPDRTVFKVTDETNRTWYRFKDDSRLWLADDLDVAPDGKIYFSDATTRYDLSDWALDGFEGRGNGRLVCHDPATGKTQTVLSNLAFPNGVCVSHDGHAVLWVSTWLCRIYRYWIEGEKAGTLELLVENLPGYPDNINRASDGTYWLAMVGLRSPVYDLAMADPAFRTRMVKQIPPDEWLCPGINFGCVIKFDDNGKVHESLWDPGGISHPTITSMREHKGYLYIGGLENNRIGRLPLPDADPTWTGWNSYWARGKQDDAEQHPMVTRTDRVASA, encoded by the coding sequence ATGAATGCGCTACGACGTTTCTGGTATCGTTACTCGCCGCAGCTTCTGGTCGGCGAACTGCTCGAAAAGCGATGGATGGAGCCGATCGTTCCGTTCGCGCTGCTGATTCTGGTCTTCGTCGTCTTCATCCTGACCATTCCCGGGTACACCTCGCTCGCCCAGTTGCAGCAATTGATGCGCAGCTTCCCCGAGCAGGCTTTCGTGGCGATGGCGATGGCGATCTCGATCCTGTCGGGCGGACTCGATCTGTCGGTCGGGGCCGTGTTCGCGATGGCCGATTTCCTGACGCTGTATCTCATACAGGTGCGCGACTGGCCATTGCCGCTGACGATCGTCGCCGTGCTTGGCTGGGGCGCGCTGATCGGTGCCGTCAACGGCGGGTTGATTGCGTATGCCAAGACGCGTCCCTTCCTGACGACCATGGTGGTGTTGATCATCCTGCGCGCCGCCTACAACAAGATCACCGGCGCCTTTGCGACCGAGCTTGCCAGCGCGTCCTCCGACAGCACGGCCTGGGACTTCCTGGGCACGGGATTTTTGTTTGGAATTCCCGTCAATATGTTCTGCCTCATTGTCATCGGGGTGATTGCGCACCTCTATCTCACGCGAATCCGCTCTGGCGTTCACATCATGGCAGTCGGCTCGAGCCGCAAGGCCGCGCGGCACGCCGGGATCAACGTCAGGCATTCCCTGTTTCTCGCTTACGTTCTGTCCGGAATGCTGGCGTCTCTGGCCGGCATTCTTTACGCGGCGCGGCAAAACAGCGCCGGCACCGATACCGGAGTTGGCTGGGAGGTGAACGCGCTTGCGGCCTCCGTGCTTGGCGGCATCAGTCTGAGCGGCGGTCGCGGCACCATCAGTCGCGCGCTGATGGGCGCGGCGATCATCTTCCTGCTCATCAACGGACTGGTACAACTCGGCACCCACGGCAGCCTGACGACGGGCGCGATCGGCGCGATCTTGCTGGCAGCGGTGGGCTTCAACGTCAAGTTCGTCAAGAACAAGAGCAAGATCCTCCAGAAGATCTATGTCAGCCCGAGCCTCGTCGAATTCTCTCCGCCGGCCTCGATCGAACGCGGCAGCGGCACGGTTTTCGCGGAAAACGACCGGCTCAAGAATGCGCAGGCGATCGCGCTCGATCGCATCGAGGGTCCCGAGGACATCATCCTCGACCGCCACGACAATCTCTATACTGTCAATCGCAACGGCTCGATCATCCGCTTTCTTGCGCCGGACTACGAGCGTCGCGAGGAGTTTGCGCGGATCGGGGGCCGTCCGCTCGGCATGGCGCTCGACCGCGACGAGAACCTGCTTGTTTGCGTGGCGGGCATGGGTGTCTACGGTGTCAAGCCCGACCGCACGGTATTCAAGGTTACCGACGAGACCAACCGCACCTGGTATCGTTTCAAGGACGATTCGCGGCTGTGGCTTGCCGACGATCTCGACGTCGCGCCCGACGGCAAGATCTATTTCAGCGATGCCACCACGCGCTACGATCTGTCCGACTGGGCGCTCGACGGATTCGAAGGACGTGGCAATGGCCGCCTGGTCTGCCACGATCCGGCGACCGGAAAGACGCAGACCGTGCTTTCCAACCTGGCTTTTCCCAATGGCGTCTGCGTCTCCCATGACGGACACGCGGTGCTTTGGGTCAGCACGTGGCTGTGCCGCATCTATCGCTACTGGATCGAGGGCGAGAAGGCGGGCACGCTGGAATTGCTGGTCGAAAACCTGCCGGGCTATCCCGACAACATCAACCGCGCCTCCGACGGCACTTATTGGCTTGCCATGGTCGGATTGCGATCCCCGGTCTATGACCTCGCGATGGCCGATCCGGCGTTCCGCACCCGGATGGTGAAGCAGATACCGCCCGACGAATGGCTATGTCCCGGCATCAATTTCGGCTGCGTGATCAAATTCGACGATAATGGCAAGGTGCACGAGTCGTTGTGGGACCCCGGCGGTATCTCGCATCCGACCATTACCTCGATGCGCGAGCACAAGGGCTACCTGTATATCGGCGGCCTCGAAAACAACCGCATTGGCAGGCTTCCTTTGCCCGACGCCGATCCGACCTGGACCGGATGGAACTCCTACTGGGCGCGTGGCAAGCAGGACGACGCGGAGCAACATCCAATGGTTACAAGGACAGACCGTGTCGCTAGCGCGTGA